One genomic region from Candidatus Nomurabacteria bacterium encodes:
- a CDS encoding FAD-binding oxidoreductase produces the protein MNKIAHYLQQHLVGEVLSSGDVRRHFSTDASVFTLTPTVVAYPRNENDIRKVSRFTWQLAERGRVIPVTARGKGSDQSGAAIGNGIMLVFPAHMNRILEYDGKSGDVTVETGINYGRLQQTLYTHGRFLPPYPSSLDYSTIGGAIANNASGEKSVKYGTTRDYVRSMRVVLANGEVIETRRLSKRELNKKMGLSSFEGEIYRNLDKLIEENKEIIKQININVSKNSAGYDIASVKHKGSFDLTPLIVGSQGTLGIVSEATLKTAPYNPHTSLIAGFFEDINSAKNSVIDLMKQSEKPSAIEMIDQNLLNFLDENYPNQLKGIVNKPFHKIVLLIEFDTHNERARKKSAKRAIKILNKYHAEYQLETEPDEREKLWKIRHSVATAISHNYDHKKALPIVEDGIVPIAKFSEYIDGVYKIFEKHKLKIALWGHAGDANLHMQPFLDLSQIGDRQKVFRIIDDYYNLVIDLGGSTSGEHGDGRLRAPYLPKLYGQQVYELFRKIKAIFDPYNTLNPGVKIDVSIEDIKPLLRDEYSLNHLFDHLPRS, from the coding sequence ATGAATAAGATTGCTCACTATTTGCAACAGCACCTTGTTGGTGAAGTTTTGTCATCTGGGGATGTGCGACGACACTTCTCTACGGATGCAAGCGTATTTACATTGACGCCAACGGTGGTTGCATATCCACGTAACGAAAACGATATTCGAAAGGTATCACGATTTACGTGGCAGTTAGCCGAGCGAGGTCGAGTTATTCCGGTTACGGCTCGCGGAAAGGGGAGTGATCAATCTGGTGCAGCCATCGGTAATGGCATTATGCTGGTATTCCCCGCACACATGAACAGGATCTTAGAATATGATGGCAAGAGTGGTGATGTTACTGTTGAGACTGGCATTAATTACGGAAGATTGCAACAAACTTTGTATACTCACGGACGATTCTTGCCACCATATCCATCTTCCCTAGATTACTCAACTATTGGTGGAGCAATTGCCAACAATGCGTCTGGCGAAAAGTCTGTTAAATATGGAACAACGCGTGATTACGTTAGAAGCATGCGTGTAGTTTTAGCTAATGGCGAGGTCATCGAAACAAGGCGTCTTTCTAAAAGAGAACTTAACAAAAAAATGGGTTTATCGAGTTTTGAAGGAGAAATTTACCGTAATCTAGACAAGTTAATAGAAGAAAACAAAGAAATCATTAAACAGATTAATATAAATGTATCAAAAAACTCTGCTGGGTATGACATTGCTAGCGTAAAGCATAAGGGATCTTTTGATTTAACCCCTTTGATAGTTGGGTCACAGGGAACGTTAGGTATAGTGAGTGAGGCTACCTTAAAAACAGCCCCATATAATCCACATACTTCGCTGATAGCTGGATTTTTTGAAGATATCAACTCTGCTAAGAATTCCGTAATTGATTTGATGAAGCAATCAGAGAAGCCCAGTGCAATAGAAATGATTGATCAAAATTTGCTTAATTTTCTTGATGAAAATTATCCAAACCAGCTAAAAGGAATAGTAAATAAGCCATTCCATAAAATAGTTTTGCTGATTGAATTTGATACTCACAATGAACGGGCTCGAAAGAAGTCTGCCAAAAGGGCTATAAAGATTCTAAACAAATATCATGCAGAGTATCAATTAGAAACCGAACCTGATGAAAGAGAAAAGTTGTGGAAGATACGCCACAGTGTTGCAACAGCTATTTCTCATAATTACGACCATAAAAAAGCTTTGCCAATTGTAGAAGATGGCATAGTTCCAATTGCTAAATTTTCAGAATATATCGACGGAGTTTACAAAATATTTGAAAAGCACAAACTAAAAATAGCATTGTGGGGTCATGCGGGCGATGCTAATTTACATATGCAACCCTTTTTGGACTTGAGCCAAATTGGCGATCGCCAGAAAGTGTTTAGGATTATCGACGATTACTACAATCTTGTAATTGATTTAGGCGGTAGTACAAGCGGAGAGCATGGCGATGGACGTCTTAGGGCTCCATATTTACCAAAGCTTTATGGGCAACAGGTGTATGAGTTGTTTAGAAAGATTAAGGCAATTTTTGACCCATACAATACCCTTAACCCGGGTGTCAAGATTGATGTATCTATAGAGGATATTAAACCGTTATTGCGCGATGAATATTCCCTAAACCATTTGTTTGACCATTTACCTAGATCATAA
- a CDS encoding aminopeptidase P N-terminal domain-containing protein, protein MKSFSSEFFKQNRLALRQSIGDESPIILSANGVIQRAGDSGYPFRQDSNFWYLTGLSVPDVTLVITQKTEFLILPERDPILDYFEGAIAVDALRKTSGIDQIMSHHEGWEHLRLVITKSKCLYTAIVKGFDARHSIYINPSKPRLISRLKRLSADVEIKDIRKNLTHLRMVKQSVEIGAIENSIQVTIGAFSEIFRDGWYEKNNSEALISARLGFEFAKRDGEHAYPPIVASGKSACTLHYDKNNQPIGDNDSLLVDAGAEVGMYASDITRVYSPKKMSLLQNEVYEAVKDIQEYVISELKPGVDIKEIDKQVEKKIGQFLKLKKLITKQEPAQIRKFYPHAVSHHLGLDVHDVADYSQPLAEGNVITVEPGIYIPEYGIGVRIEDDILITKNGAKNLSADLPS, encoded by the coding sequence GTGAAAAGTTTTAGCTCAGAGTTTTTTAAGCAAAATAGGCTTGCTTTGCGTCAAAGTATCGGTGATGAATCACCGATAATATTATCGGCTAACGGCGTGATACAGCGAGCTGGAGATAGCGGATATCCATTTAGGCAGGATAGTAATTTTTGGTATCTAACGGGTCTATCTGTTCCTGATGTGACCTTAGTGATTACACAAAAAACCGAGTTTCTGATTCTTCCGGAGAGAGACCCGATTTTGGATTATTTTGAAGGGGCTATTGCCGTAGACGCACTAAGGAAAACTTCTGGTATTGACCAAATTATGTCGCATCACGAGGGTTGGGAACATCTAAGATTGGTTATAACAAAGAGTAAGTGTTTGTACACCGCTATAGTAAAAGGTTTCGATGCTCGACATAGTATTTATATCAACCCTAGTAAACCTCGATTAATTAGTCGATTAAAAAGACTGAGTGCAGATGTAGAAATTAAGGATATTAGAAAGAACCTCACTCACCTAAGGATGGTTAAGCAGTCTGTCGAGATTGGCGCCATTGAAAATTCTATCCAAGTTACTATAGGTGCTTTTAGCGAGATATTTAGAGATGGTTGGTACGAGAAAAATAATAGTGAAGCATTGATTTCGGCGCGTTTGGGTTTTGAATTTGCAAAAAGAGATGGTGAGCACGCCTATCCGCCAATAGTAGCCTCCGGAAAATCGGCCTGTACTTTGCATTACGACAAAAACAACCAGCCTATTGGTGATAATGATTCACTATTGGTTGATGCGGGTGCTGAAGTTGGGATGTATGCTTCAGATATAACAAGGGTCTATTCTCCAAAAAAGATGTCGTTATTGCAAAATGAAGTCTACGAAGCCGTCAAAGATATACAAGAGTACGTTATTAGCGAGCTTAAACCCGGTGTGGATATTAAAGAAATCGATAAGCAGGTAGAGAAAAAGATCGGGCAGTTCTTAAAATTAAAGAAATTAATAACTAAGCAAGAGCCTGCGCAAATCCGAAAGTTTTATCCTCATGCCGTTTCACATCATCTTGGGTTGGATGTCCATGATGTCGCCGATTATTCACAGCCACTTGCAGAAGGTAATGTAATAACCGTAGAGCCCGGAATCTATATTCCAGAGTATGGCATTGGTGTACGCATCGAAGATGATATATTAATAACAAAAAATGGTGCAAAGAATCTGAGCGCTGACTTGCCATCGTAG
- a CDS encoding heavy metal translocating P-type ATPase, which translates to MNHHHDHQNNTKHDNHSCHNLGSEPNSHYNHDKHAGHSVAMFKDKFWISVLLTLPVLLYTPMIQMWFGFTAPEFTGSTYVPLVFSTIIFFYGGMVFIKSAVIELKNRAPGMMTLVSLAILVSYFYSVVAQLFMNKEGFFWELATLITIMLLGHWLEMASVARAQDSLDSIAKLLPDEAEKIVRGRTQIVKVASLTIGDNILVKPGTNIPVDGRVIEGQSSVDESAISGESKPVLKTKDQTVIAGTTNQDGSLTVEVTALGGDTALAGIMQLVAEAQNSKSQVQVLADKAAFYLTIIAIFASTLTFFYWLIAQDVTFALERAVTVLIIACPHALGLAIPLVVSISSALAVKNGLLIRKRIAFETARKIDWVVFDKTGTLTKGEHEVTSIVQGRGYTEEDILQLIASLEHNSEHIIGRALVNEAKKRQVKLHKVTNFLALPGVGVQGVLQKKSYKVVSGRYLLDENIALPSDVKKGVDRYLLQGQTAVYLLNKNKLVLGAITLADAIREQSRQAINLLHQRGIKIAMITGDSQVVADHVAKDLKVDEYIAEVKPKEKAKNIQNLQSSGTKVAFVGDGINDAPALATADIGIAIGAGTDVAIQSADIILVNSNPLDVAKAIELSQQTHKKMVQNLVWATGYNVLALPLASGVFYGLGVTLSPAVGAVLMSLSTIVVAFNAQLLRKTKLEKF; encoded by the coding sequence ATGAACCACCATCATGATCACCAGAACAACACCAAGCACGATAATCATTCTTGTCACAACCTTGGCTCAGAACCAAATAGCCATTATAATCACGATAAGCATGCTGGTCATTCAGTAGCGATGTTCAAGGATAAATTTTGGATTTCGGTGTTATTAACACTGCCAGTGCTTTTGTATACGCCAATGATTCAAATGTGGTTTGGGTTTACGGCGCCTGAGTTTACTGGATCTACTTACGTTCCTTTGGTGTTTAGTACAATTATATTCTTCTATGGTGGGATGGTTTTTATTAAGAGTGCTGTTATTGAGCTAAAGAACAGAGCACCAGGCATGATGACTTTGGTTAGTTTGGCAATATTGGTTTCTTATTTTTATAGTGTGGTAGCTCAGTTGTTTATGAATAAAGAGGGGTTCTTTTGGGAGTTAGCTACTCTAATAACAATAATGCTACTCGGTCATTGGCTAGAAATGGCCTCAGTTGCAAGGGCGCAAGATTCACTCGATTCTATAGCTAAATTATTGCCAGATGAAGCAGAAAAAATAGTGCGAGGCAGAACTCAAATAGTAAAAGTCGCTAGCCTTACAATTGGAGATAATATTTTGGTAAAGCCCGGCACAAATATCCCTGTTGATGGACGTGTTATTGAGGGGCAGTCTTCTGTTGATGAGTCTGCTATTTCTGGAGAAAGCAAACCGGTTCTTAAAACCAAAGATCAAACAGTGATTGCAGGAACTACAAATCAAGATGGTTCGCTGACCGTAGAGGTGACGGCTTTGGGAGGGGATACTGCTTTGGCCGGAATTATGCAGTTAGTAGCAGAAGCTCAAAATTCTAAGTCTCAGGTTCAGGTGTTGGCGGACAAAGCGGCCTTTTACCTTACGATAATAGCTATTTTTGCCAGTACGTTAACCTTTTTTTATTGGCTTATAGCTCAAGACGTAACCTTTGCGTTAGAAAGAGCGGTAACCGTTTTGATTATTGCTTGTCCTCACGCACTTGGGTTAGCTATTCCGTTGGTTGTATCAATTTCTTCGGCTTTGGCAGTCAAAAACGGGTTGTTAATAAGAAAGCGCATTGCTTTTGAAACAGCAAGGAAGATAGATTGGGTGGTATTCGATAAAACCGGCACCCTAACAAAAGGCGAACATGAAGTTACTAGCATCGTGCAAGGCAGAGGTTACACAGAAGAAGATATTCTGCAGTTAATTGCTAGTTTAGAACATAACAGCGAGCACATTATTGGTCGAGCATTGGTTAACGAGGCCAAAAAACGTCAAGTTAAGTTGCATAAAGTAACCAATTTCTTGGCTCTGCCAGGAGTTGGTGTACAAGGGGTGTTGCAAAAGAAATCCTACAAAGTGGTGAGCGGGCGATATTTATTAGATGAAAATATAGCTCTACCTTCGGATGTTAAAAAAGGGGTTGATCGATATCTTTTACAAGGTCAGACAGCAGTGTATTTATTGAACAAAAATAAACTTGTGCTAGGTGCCATAACTTTGGCAGATGCAATTCGCGAGCAATCTAGGCAGGCAATTAATCTACTTCATCAGCGAGGGATAAAGATAGCTATGATTACAGGGGATAGTCAAGTTGTAGCCGACCATGTAGCAAAAGACCTTAAGGTGGATGAATATATTGCAGAAGTAAAACCCAAAGAAAAGGCTAAAAATATTCAGAATTTACAATCTAGTGGAACCAAAGTGGCGTTTGTTGGTGATGGAATTAACGATGCCCCAGCGTTAGCCACTGCGGATATTGGGATAGCAATTGGGGCGGGTACGGATGTGGCTATCCAATCAGCAGATATTATTTTGGTAAATAGCAATCCTTTAGATGTGGCTAAGGCTATTGAATTGTCTCAACAAACCCATAAAAAGATGGTACAAAATTTAGTTTGGGCAACTGGATATAACGTACTTGCTTTGCCTTTGGCATCAGGTGTGTTTTATGGCTTGGGTGTAACATTATCACCAGCCGTCGGTGCAGTATTGATGTCGCTATCAACAATAGTCGTAGCATTCAACGCCCAGTTACTTCGCAAAACGAAACTCGAGAAATTTTAA
- the secG gene encoding preprotein translocase subunit SecG: MTIYNYITIISAVLMTILILIQTRGASLGAGFGGGTEVNTVRRGTDKTIFQITIVMAFIFASSIIAGVIA; this comes from the coding sequence ATGACTATTTACAACTATATAACAATCATTTCAGCTGTATTAATGACCATCCTGATATTGATTCAAACCAGGGGTGCATCATTGGGTGCTGGTTTTGGTGGTGGTACAGAGGTCAACACTGTTCGTCGTGGAACAGATAAGACCATATTTCAGATTACTATTGTGATGGCTTTTATATTTGCCTCGTCAATAATTGCAGGAGTTATTGCCTAG
- a CDS encoding excinuclease ABC subunit UvrC has translation MNEKLQAKIKKLPREPGVYFHKDKIGQIIYVGKASNLRNRVRQYFQASRSRDPKTELLVGEISDTDWQVVDSEVEALFLEAEMIRRYMPKYNILLRDDKSMTYLRINFKDKYPSVSFTRRPIDDGAEYYGPYLSALALKRALKYLRRAFPYSTHTVLPKRACLQYHLGLCPGPETGSLDERVYKSNLKQLVRVLKGQRTKLLKELEQDMKKHALNQEFEKAGVIRNQIFALKNVGQQVIFGDKEFLDISKDHALVELTKLLGLNKPPRRIEGYDISHMSGTDTVASMVVFVNGASDKSSYRKFKSRIAGNDDFKHMHEVISRRFSEKNIKQWGMPDLLLIDGGKGQLASAIKALREKNIQIPVIGLAKKYEEVVVDNDWPHVSLNQDEVTSLNGFARVSDKFTLIDLPNNSNLVKLLQRVRDESHRFAVSYHSVLKQGRQTKSMLDEVPGIGSITKKKLLQKFGSYKSVTEASQQDLARAIGDKKATVLKTYIDSYKNDSAKK, from the coding sequence GTGAACGAAAAGTTACAGGCTAAGATTAAGAAATTACCCAGAGAGCCAGGGGTCTACTTTCACAAGGATAAGATCGGGCAAATAATCTATGTGGGTAAAGCATCGAATTTGCGTAATCGAGTTAGACAATATTTTCAGGCTAGTCGTAGTCGTGATCCAAAAACAGAATTACTGGTGGGTGAAATTTCCGACACCGATTGGCAAGTGGTTGATAGTGAAGTTGAAGCTTTGTTTTTAGAGGCTGAGATGATCCGGCGCTACATGCCTAAGTACAATATTCTGCTACGTGACGATAAGTCGATGACCTATTTACGCATAAACTTTAAGGATAAATATCCAAGTGTATCATTTACTCGTCGCCCGATTGATGATGGTGCAGAATATTACGGTCCATACTTAAGCGCGCTAGCACTGAAAAGGGCTTTAAAATACCTACGTCGAGCATTTCCTTACTCTACGCATACAGTGTTGCCAAAACGAGCTTGCTTGCAATATCACTTAGGGTTATGCCCAGGACCAGAAACCGGTAGTCTAGATGAAAGGGTTTATAAATCAAATCTGAAGCAATTGGTTAGAGTGCTAAAAGGACAGCGTACTAAATTGCTCAAAGAACTCGAACAAGACATGAAGAAACATGCTTTAAATCAAGAATTTGAAAAGGCTGGCGTTATCAGGAATCAGATATTTGCCCTAAAAAACGTTGGGCAACAAGTTATTTTTGGCGATAAAGAATTTTTAGATATATCTAAAGATCATGCCTTGGTTGAGTTAACTAAACTACTCGGTCTTAATAAACCGCCACGACGCATCGAGGGATATGATATTAGTCATATGTCCGGAACTGACACCGTAGCAAGTATGGTTGTTTTTGTTAATGGTGCGTCTGATAAAAGTAGCTATCGAAAATTTAAATCACGAATCGCTGGTAACGATGATTTTAAGCATATGCACGAGGTTATAAGTAGACGCTTTAGTGAGAAAAATATAAAGCAATGGGGTATGCCAGATTTGCTTCTGATTGATGGAGGAAAGGGGCAGTTGGCTTCGGCAATAAAAGCGTTACGTGAAAAAAATATACAGATACCAGTTATAGGTTTGGCAAAAAAGTATGAAGAGGTGGTTGTGGATAATGACTGGCCACATGTAAGCCTGAACCAAGATGAAGTTACAAGTTTGAACGGATTTGCGCGGGTAAGTGATAAGTTTACGTTGATAGATCTGCCTAATAATTCAAATCTGGTTAAGCTACTTCAAAGAGTTCGAGATGAATCTCATCGTTTTGCGGTTAGTTATCATTCAGTACTAAAACAAGGTCGGCAAACTAAAAGTATGCTTGATGAAGTTCCAGGTATTGGCTCGATAACTAAAAAGAAACTACTACAAAAATTCGGTAGCTATAAATCAGTTACAGAGGCAAGCCAACAGGATCTCGCTCGCGCCATCGGGGACAAAAAAGCAACTGTTTTAAAAACTTACATTGATAGTTATAAAAATGATAGTGCGAAAAAGTGA
- a CDS encoding phage holin family protein — protein sequence MKNPIIRFMIRWGVCTLGLWISASLLGDNISYQDKLSVVIVAGLVLALVNMVIKPVVVMLSLPALLFTLGLFMVVINGLMVVLVSKIYGSLEVANFWSAMFAGMIIGLVNYLVSAVVEEK from the coding sequence ATGAAAAACCCAATTATTAGATTTATGATTAGATGGGGTGTTTGCACACTTGGGTTATGGATATCTGCTAGCCTGCTTGGTGATAATATATCGTATCAAGATAAATTGAGCGTAGTGATTGTAGCTGGTTTGGTCTTAGCGCTTGTGAATATGGTTATAAAACCAGTGGTAGTAATGCTTTCTCTGCCGGCATTGTTATTCACTCTAGGCTTGTTTATGGTTGTTATTAACGGATTGATGGTTGTTTTGGTAAGCAAGATTTATGGGTCATTAGAGGTTGCAAATTTTTGGAGTGCGATGTTTGCTGGTATGATAATAGGGCTAGTTAATTATTTAGTAAGCGCAGTCGTGGAGGAAAAATGA
- a CDS encoding metal-sensitive transcriptional regulator, with protein sequence MIKDLKQRALHRSKIIEGQIKGLQKMIENDEYCMDILTQNLAIQKSLASLNKLVLENHVRTHIKSGLQSTSEKEQETAIDELLLLYELNNIRGK encoded by the coding sequence ATGATTAAAGATTTAAAACAACGCGCATTACATCGGTCGAAGATAATAGAAGGTCAAATTAAGGGTCTGCAAAAAATGATTGAGAATGATGAGTATTGCATGGATATATTAACTCAGAATTTGGCTATCCAAAAATCACTCGCATCACTAAATAAACTTGTACTTGAAAATCATGTCCGTACTCATATTAAAAGTGGGCTTCAATCAACTTCTGAAAAAGAACAAGAAACTGCAATAGATGAACTTTTGTTGCTTTATGAACTTAACAATATTCGCGGGAAATAA